One Phaseolus vulgaris cultivar G19833 chromosome 4, P. vulgaris v2.0, whole genome shotgun sequence DNA window includes the following coding sequences:
- the LOC137837160 gene encoding uncharacterized membrane protein At3g27390-like isoform X1 has product MEPPIGFWASLWNFVCFLPFFIGLWLLGNIKGVIFCPLICLIMTIGNSAIIYGLWPIHCIWTYYCVVRSEKLGPALKFVACTCLLPLVLILWPLVGIVGSVIGGAAYGFFAPIFATFEAVEGGKEYKLVHCFIDGTWTTITKTFDIVQDVKNECYDTYFSVMDDLLQPKDPDGNYFDIRMQHLPGATVTAVIGIIVDTPVISIVAICKGPYMLFKGWNRLLHDLIGREGPFLETICVPFAGLAIVLWPLAVVGAVLASVLASFLLGAYAGLVTYQESSFLYGLRYIVAVVSLYDEYSNDILDMKEGSFFPRPQYRKEPDSRPSLRTLPHSTSLTKTNSLTKTLSRAISLKNNIPEFKPLELLDGLFKECHHLGESLISKGLITHEDIQEAKFGKRGRVITIGLPAYCLLQALFRSVKHNSSGILINEDTELTTSNKPKEQFFEWFLNPLLVIKEQIKAEDLSVSEEDYFEKLVLFNGDPTRIEKSFIGGRAPESDRKRAELHALARRLQGITKFITRFPTYKRRFDVILNTLSDELAEKHGASKIIRSKSAFPRILSLKSFNCQSSKSNDSGQEYEHTRDLETSL; this is encoded by the exons ATGGAACCTCCAATAGGATTTTGGGCTTCATTATGGAACTTTGTTTGCTTTCTGCCTTTCTTCATCGGTCTTTGGCTTCTTGGCAACATCAAAG GTGTCATTTTCTGCCCATTGATATGCTTAATAATGACAATTGGCAACTCAGCTATCATATATGGTCTTTGGCCGATACATTGTATCTGGACATATTACTGTGTAGTTAG ATCTGAAAAATTAGGACCTGCACTGAAGTTTGTTGCATGCACGTGTCTACTACCCTTGGTGTTGATTTTATGGCCATTGGTTGGCATTGTTGGAAGTGTTATAGGTGGAGCAGCCTATGGATTTTTTGCACCAATATTTGCTACTTTTGAAGCTGTAGAGGGAGGAAAAGAGTACAAACTTGTCCACTGTTTTATT GATGGAACATGGACCACTATTACAAAGACCTTTGATATTGTCCAGGATGTGAAAAATGAATGCTATGATACTTATTTTTCGGTTATGGATGACCTCTTGCAGCCGAAGGATCCAGATGGGAACTATTTTGACATCAG GATGCAACATCTTCCTGGAGCTACTGTGACTGCAGTTATTGGGATCATAGTTGACACGCCAGTTATATCTATTGTTGCTATATGTAAAGGTCCTTACATGCTTTTTAAAGGGTGGAATCGTCTTTTACATGATCTTATAGGTCGTGAAGGCCCTTTCTTGGAGACAATATGTGTGCCCTTTGCAGGCCTTGCTATCGTTCTGTGGCCTCTGGCTGTTGTTGGGGCGGTTCTGGCATCTGTGTTAGCTAGTTTCCTTCTTGGGGCCTATGCAGGTCTTGTTACTTATCAG GAGTCTTCTTTTTTGTATGGCCTGAGGTACATTGTTGCAGTTGTGTCCCTTTATGATGAATACAGCAATGATATTCTTGACATGAAAGAAGGATCCTTCTTCCCAAG GCCACAATATCGAAAAGAGCCTGATTCGAGACCATCATTAAGGACACTTCCCCATTCAACTTCCCTCACAAAAACGAACTCCTTAACAAAGACACTCTCTCGTGCAATATCACTGAAAAATAATATACCCGAGTTCAAACCATTGGAG CTGTTGGATGGCTTGTTCAAGGAATGCCATCATCTTGGAGAATCACTGATTTCTAAAGGGCTAATAACACATGAAGACATACAAGAAGCAAAGTTTGGTAAAAGGGGTAGAGTCATTACAATTGGTTTGCCAGCTTATTGCCTTCTCCAAGCACTTTTCCGTTCTGTAAAACACAACTCTTCTGGTATATTGATAA ATGAGGATACTGAACTAACTACATCAAACAAACCAAAGGAACAATTTTTTGAATGGTTCCTTAATCCCCTTTTGGTCATTAAAGAACAAATCAAAGCTGAAGATCTTAGTGTGTCAGAAGAGGATTACTTCGAAAAATTAGTCCTCTTCAATGGTGATCCCACCAGGATAGAAAAATCATTTATTGGCGGCAGAGCCCCAGAATCTGACCGTAAACGTGCTGAACTTCATGCATTGGCAAGAAG ACTTCAAGGGATCACCAAATTCATCACAAGGTTCCCTACCTACAAGAGGCGCTTTGATGTCATCTTAAATACACTATCTGATGAGCTTGCTGAGAAGCATGGTGCTTCCAAAATAATCAGATCAAAAAGTGCTTTTCCTCGGATACTAAGTTTAAAATCCTTCAATTGCCAATCATCTAAATCTAACGATTCTGGTCAGGAGTATGAACATACAAGAGATTTGGAAACTTCATTATAG
- the LOC137837160 gene encoding uncharacterized membrane protein At3g27390-like isoform X2, with the protein MELCLLSAFLHRSLASWQHQRSEKLGPALKFVACTCLLPLVLILWPLVGIVGSVIGGAAYGFFAPIFATFEAVEGGKEYKLVHCFIDGTWTTITKTFDIVQDVKNECYDTYFSVMDDLLQPKDPDGNYFDIRMQHLPGATVTAVIGIIVDTPVISIVAICKGPYMLFKGWNRLLHDLIGREGPFLETICVPFAGLAIVLWPLAVVGAVLASVLASFLLGAYAGLVTYQESSFLYGLRYIVAVVSLYDEYSNDILDMKEGSFFPRPQYRKEPDSRPSLRTLPHSTSLTKTNSLTKTLSRAISLKNNIPEFKPLELLDGLFKECHHLGESLISKGLITHEDIQEAKFGKRGRVITIGLPAYCLLQALFRSVKHNSSGILINEDTELTTSNKPKEQFFEWFLNPLLVIKEQIKAEDLSVSEEDYFEKLVLFNGDPTRIEKSFIGGRAPESDRKRAELHALARRLQGITKFITRFPTYKRRFDVILNTLSDELAEKHGASKIIRSKSAFPRILSLKSFNCQSSKSNDSGQEYEHTRDLETSL; encoded by the exons ATGGAACTTTGTTTGCTTTCTGCCTTTCTTCATCGGTCTTTGGCTTCTTGGCAACATCAAAG ATCTGAAAAATTAGGACCTGCACTGAAGTTTGTTGCATGCACGTGTCTACTACCCTTGGTGTTGATTTTATGGCCATTGGTTGGCATTGTTGGAAGTGTTATAGGTGGAGCAGCCTATGGATTTTTTGCACCAATATTTGCTACTTTTGAAGCTGTAGAGGGAGGAAAAGAGTACAAACTTGTCCACTGTTTTATT GATGGAACATGGACCACTATTACAAAGACCTTTGATATTGTCCAGGATGTGAAAAATGAATGCTATGATACTTATTTTTCGGTTATGGATGACCTCTTGCAGCCGAAGGATCCAGATGGGAACTATTTTGACATCAG GATGCAACATCTTCCTGGAGCTACTGTGACTGCAGTTATTGGGATCATAGTTGACACGCCAGTTATATCTATTGTTGCTATATGTAAAGGTCCTTACATGCTTTTTAAAGGGTGGAATCGTCTTTTACATGATCTTATAGGTCGTGAAGGCCCTTTCTTGGAGACAATATGTGTGCCCTTTGCAGGCCTTGCTATCGTTCTGTGGCCTCTGGCTGTTGTTGGGGCGGTTCTGGCATCTGTGTTAGCTAGTTTCCTTCTTGGGGCCTATGCAGGTCTTGTTACTTATCAG GAGTCTTCTTTTTTGTATGGCCTGAGGTACATTGTTGCAGTTGTGTCCCTTTATGATGAATACAGCAATGATATTCTTGACATGAAAGAAGGATCCTTCTTCCCAAG GCCACAATATCGAAAAGAGCCTGATTCGAGACCATCATTAAGGACACTTCCCCATTCAACTTCCCTCACAAAAACGAACTCCTTAACAAAGACACTCTCTCGTGCAATATCACTGAAAAATAATATACCCGAGTTCAAACCATTGGAG CTGTTGGATGGCTTGTTCAAGGAATGCCATCATCTTGGAGAATCACTGATTTCTAAAGGGCTAATAACACATGAAGACATACAAGAAGCAAAGTTTGGTAAAAGGGGTAGAGTCATTACAATTGGTTTGCCAGCTTATTGCCTTCTCCAAGCACTTTTCCGTTCTGTAAAACACAACTCTTCTGGTATATTGATAA ATGAGGATACTGAACTAACTACATCAAACAAACCAAAGGAACAATTTTTTGAATGGTTCCTTAATCCCCTTTTGGTCATTAAAGAACAAATCAAAGCTGAAGATCTTAGTGTGTCAGAAGAGGATTACTTCGAAAAATTAGTCCTCTTCAATGGTGATCCCACCAGGATAGAAAAATCATTTATTGGCGGCAGAGCCCCAGAATCTGACCGTAAACGTGCTGAACTTCATGCATTGGCAAGAAG ACTTCAAGGGATCACCAAATTCATCACAAGGTTCCCTACCTACAAGAGGCGCTTTGATGTCATCTTAAATACACTATCTGATGAGCTTGCTGAGAAGCATGGTGCTTCCAAAATAATCAGATCAAAAAGTGCTTTTCCTCGGATACTAAGTTTAAAATCCTTCAATTGCCAATCATCTAAATCTAACGATTCTGGTCAGGAGTATGAACATACAAGAGATTTGGAAACTTCATTATAG